TGTGGCAGACACATGTATATAGCACTAATATGATGGCCGTATTAAATAAACCATCAGcttaatttatatttaataattgtGTAACAACTATGAAAAATAATTCCAaatcgctctcactctctctctctctctctctctctctctctctctctctctatatatatatatatatatatatatatatatatatatatatatatatatataatttgtccCTTTGAGAAATATTTGTTGGTAGcctatttattaataattaattataattaataatattattgttaataGTATGCTTGTCTACATGTAATCCAGATATGTATGTAAACTCCCCTACACAGAACAACACAATATATAAGTAAGTCCATATACTGTTATTCTGTGGGTATTATAGATTAACTGTAACCCCTTGAAGATCAGCGCTGTCATTTCATCTTTGATAAATAGACACAACACTCTTTATCATTTAATGATGCCATGATGCCACAGGACTTCCACGAGGAGAGGGTAGATTTTTAATTAACTACCTGACGATAAATGGTGGTGATAAACGCATTTACTTTAGATGTTCCCAGCGCTGGCTTCCCAGCAAGCTGCCCACGCTGTGGGGGGGTTTCTTCATTATTAtttccccacccgtattccgacaaACCCCGCCCTCCTGCGTGAGGATTGGCTAGTAGTTCGTATTCATACGCAGTCATATTTTTTATACTGTAAATTATCCAAGAGAACTGCCACTTCATCATGTTTTTGTGTTCATACATTAGCACAATGTATGTCATCCATGGGTTCAAATTGCCTGTATTTTCTTTAGAATACATGCGGTTTTATTGCTTCACTTGCACTGCTGTTACAGGTCTATTTTATAACCAAGGGGTGCAGTAAAACTCGAGATTAGGGATACAATCTGAACCAGAGCAAATCTAactgaagtcttttttttatctgctgCACTCTTTTTCAAGGGCtctttggtaaagacaatgcctctatagaaccatggacacccagagaaccatttgcatgctcaaAGTGTTCCTtcaaatggtgaaatggttcttcagaacgATGAAAAATATGTTGTACATGGTTATACatataaacttttttaaaaggttctgtacaggcccatatacaacacattctccatcaatctgaagaaccatttcaccattacAAAAAACCTTTAAGCATGCATATGGTTCACTGTcacatatggttctatattaaTCAGTGTATTTACTAAAAAGTCCTTAAAGAACCTTGTTTTTATAAAGTTGCCATTGCCACAACCAAAAACGGTTTAAAACAGTAGCAAGCAGAGTAAGTGCATGGCTTCAGCTCCCTTTAATTCAATATAAAAAGGCTATGCACAGCAACAGCAGTCTGTGCTGCCCGTTCGGTTCACTGTTTTCACTCTGCTTTCCTTCAGCACTAAATCCTACTCATTGAATATCCGAAGTACTAGCCAATCATAACGCAGAGAGCGAGCTACTATCAGCCAATCGTAGCAAGCGGAGGGCGGGGCTTTCCGGAATACAGGtggggagaaaaacaaaacaccagcAAAGCAGTGAGATTCCACCTTACGTCAGCGAGAGTGACGTCACGCGGGGAGGCGAATCTCCccttcgttttttttttttcaatttatttaattatttattttattttgcctttAAATATCCGAGTCCGTGCTCGAAATGGGGTTTTCAACGCCGGCTCCGGTTCGCACATGAGGGAGGGAAGAGCACGAGCACGCCAAATCGCCTCCACCTCAGGACGCAGTAACGCTATCATGACGGACGTGTGAAGTTCTCTCTATACGCCGCTGTTTGGAGGTGagtctttctgttttgtttgtgtgtgaaaataaCCGGCTACGCCCTGTCGTTCTCAGCCGACTTGTTTTTAATCCTCTCGGTAAAAGAAGTCAGTTAAGCCTCGTTGTGCTGTGAAGCCAAAGAGTCAGTGAAAGTGGCAGAGACGTCGTACTTACAGGATGCTACGGACTTTCCCTCCGTGGCTGAGCGCTTTGCTGCATCTCTGCATCTTCGCTCCCTGCCTGGCATCAGCAGCAGGCTAACGTTACGTCTGGTAGCATCACAgcttcaaacactgaaaaaaaataggataaataaaataaattatttaaaataatgaaaaaaaatcagacgGTGTCCCGCTAAAACCGCCAAACTATCGTTAGCTGTGCGCGCGCTCGGAAACTATCCTTACCACCAGCTACGAGCAACGTTTAGCTATTTCTACATTTTGGCCGGCAAACAAGCCGTTAACGAAAACACTTCTGATCTGTTTCCCAGAAAGAAGCGTTTTAAAGCGAAGGAGAACCTAACCAGCAATGTTTTAAACCACTTTAGGACCTCCTTATACAGTAAAGAGAGACGGTGAAGCCCATGATGTGGAGCTAGCTCTCATATTTACCCTCGTAGGCTGACGCATGGCGGTATACATGGTGTAGATGTTCTTCCAGGCAAAGAGATGTTGCTATTGGGTTGGCGTATGTATATGCAGTGCCACTTCACGTTGGAATATGGAGATCTTCTGAACTGCTGTCGTTGTAGAGTGCCTTTTAGAATATATGTGAGCATCTCTACACGTAAAGTCTTGTATCTTTTGattggtttgtttttctttaatgtgaaaaatttaaataaaattcaaaatacatTCACCGATCACCATGTTACATCTCTTATTTTGTTTCTTCTCCCTTTAAGACCTCACAAAGAACAATGCCGGAGCAAAGCAACGATTATCGCGTGGTGGTGTTTGGGGCTGGAGGAGTTGGCAAGAGTTCCCTGGTCCTACGCTTTGTGAAGGGAACCTTTCGTGAGAGTTACATCCCCACCATTGAGGACACCTACAGGCAGGTAATCAGCTGTGACAAGAGCATCTGCACCCTGCAGATCACCGACACCACGGGCAGCCACCAGTTCCCTGCCATGCAGCGCCTGTCCATCTCCAAGGGACACGCCTTCATCCTGGTCTACTCCATCACCAGCAAGCAGTCCCTGGAAGAGCTGAAGCCCATCTTTGAGCAAATCTGTCAGATCAAGGGTGATGTGGAGAGCATCCCCATCATGCTGGTGGGCAACAAGATTGACGAGACCAGTGGCCGGGAAGTGGACACCAGTGACGGTGAGGCGTTGTCCAAAAGGTGGAAGTGTGCCTTCATGGAGACGTCAGCCAAGACGAACCACAATGTGAAGGAGCTCTTCCAGGAGCTGCTCAACCTGGAGAAGCGCAGGACTGTCAGCCTCCAGATCGATGGCAAAAAGAACAAGCAGCAGAAACGGGCCGAGAAGCTAAAGGGCAAGTGTGTCGTCATGTGAAGCGTTCCGGTATCCAAACTCTGGGTTTGGCCAGAGGGAAAGCAAGGACATACAGATTCTCGCGAGCTAGCAGTTCTAGCTAACACCGTTTACACCTAACAAAGAGAGGGACGCATGCTTAACCATGACACATTTCCCTGGACTGGAGAGTCACTCAGTGAAGGAAGAGATGGCTAGTATGTTGAGGTTCACCATCACTTACATGTAAGACAATTTATAGAGAAAACCCTGGAGAACCATTCTCAAATTCACTTCATACAGTGATGCTTCAAAAGACATGATACCCAAAGTGCTTGCCTGAGGGTGGATTCACTTTCACCCACTGCAGGTTTGCACCAGATCTTAGAACCCAACTGCAATGCTTAGTGCTTGGCAACCTCTCTCATCCTCCAAAGACTGCACCGTTAAGATCCgggtaaacaaaacaaaaacaaaacttcaaGGTCTGCTAATTGGCACTACTAACCACTACCTTTTGCAACTGTGAATAAGAAAGACCTATGATAGGTGAAATGCAAAAAAGATCATTTTAGACAGCATTTCTGCACGAATAATGTGGCCCACAAGATCCATGCTAAACAAAGCAATATGTGTGAAAGTTGCTGTTGCTCAAGAATCACCAAGCTATAGATTGAGCTGCTAAAGGTTTTTTAATTGGGTATATTACAATTGAAATCATTTGGAATCTGCGGTGAAACAAAAAATTTCAAAATAGTTCTGAGCCAGACGATAATGATCATCCTTACAGACAATTGTAGAATGTTTTCAGAAACTTTCTCTAAGTTATAGTTTTCAGTTCCACTTGAAATGCAAAAAATCTTCTATATAGTCATATGACTGGATAGGACataatgtcatgtttttttctaatCAAGGAAGACAGCAATCCTTGAATATAACATTCCAAACCTTTGACTGTGAAATAACGTTCTTAATTTGATAAAGGTCTGATGTATATTTTACAGAGTATATCTTCAGTGCAGCTCAATGCCATCATCGTTTTTGTTTTGGGCATATGTTTTAAACATTAactgactgagctgatattctgTAGATTAAGCATTTGTTAGCCTTCAGTATGAGAAGCTAAACTTCAGAAATAAAATCATACAGatgcaaaatataaacacaaaacagctcAACCATGATAAGCTTTGAGCAGATGGTTGAAACTGAAATGAATCTTTTAAATTGGTCAGACATTTAAAAGAGCCAATTTAGTTTCAACCATCCACATGGTGCAAGACTAAACCCACAGGTAGACTACTTGTTTATTTACcagtgaaaatgtaaatgttgcagtgcaaagaaaaacattccgaaaaaaaaaactttttccttTGAAATATAAACACCTACAAAAAATGCTAGCTTACAGAAAAATATATCCCAGATCTAAAACCTTATTTACAGATAAACTAACCTTGTGTCCAATTAACCTTGTTATGAAGTCGTTTGGTCCAATGAAACTGGCAGAAACATTACATTAAGCTTTGTGGTCTAATTGCATGATTCAAGCAGCAGCAGAACAGAGCTTTCAGGTACTGGCTGCGCAGAGCTAACACAGAAAAAACCTTCTGTAATTTTCCCACAACCATACTTAACAACCTATTATGTTTCCAAATATCAGTAACTGAGTACAACCTTTTTTGAGAGGAATAACtcaaatgtgtatattttagCATGATGGGTCTTGTAATTATAATGGTAGAATCTGGCTTTCCGGCTAACTTATATTGCTGCTTTGGCTGTCTTTCTTTACATCAGTACTGCGTGCAGTACGACAGGTACAGTATAGCTATTTATCTGTTATTAAGTGCTGTATTGTCACAAGAATGTCACTAGTAAGTTCGTAACAAGAAGACGTAAAGAATGGCAGATAGACTTTGCCATAGTGGAACTGCAGTAGATGACCAGACACCTATATCCAAAAATCGTCTCTAGCTATAGGCACACAAGTTGTGCCGACAAAAGTTGATGGTATGTATTACTTGGGTGAGGGATGTGCTTAGATTCAATGCTGAAGTTTCTCGAGCCTGTTTGTTATGCCAGAATTGTAAAGCAAATATTATACTGTTTTGATGAAATGCCTGTAAAACATCATGTGTGCCTACAAGTTTATATAGTATTGTATATAAgtcacaaaaataaagaaagttaAGCATTTGATCTTGATTCTGGAATATTTGAAgatgatatttacacacacacacacacacacacatatatatatatatatatatatatatatatataatttaaaattatactttcatattttaatgtaaaatattaaaaatatccatAAGCACGGATTTAAACAGATAAAGGTATGAAAAATATAGATACATTTAAAGGCTGTATGACACACAACTacagtgtgtttgtatgtttgttgcTCTGTCGTTTAAAGACTGAGCATGTATCTCATTGCACTGTAGATATTAGACCGTTTGGGGGAAGCTAGCTATTTAACTATATTACCATTTTTAACCTTTTCCTTCAGGAGGCCATTCAGCAGGTGGAATGTTACTTTACATACTTTATTAATTCTACACtgcaaatttgtcattttgcttcCTAACTATGCCCAGTgtgagagcagcagagcagcgcTGCCTGAGGCAGTGGGGTTTAAGCCCAAGGGTGCATCCAGGAACACCCAGCCAGTCCTGGGATTTAAACCTGCGCTGATTCTAGGCTATAATCACACCAAACACAAAAAGATTTTGATATTTCTAATCCAATAACATATTTTGGTAAAACTTTATCTTAAGATCTGCTTCTTAACAGTTTATTTACTAGCAGCAAACAAATGTATAAATGCTGTGGTAAATAGAAACGTGTGATTTGTAAGCATTAGGAATGTGtactttttaattattaagtTAATGAAGTGGATGAAATGAACAGGAATATATAATCTGAACACACAATGACCAAACATActaaatgcaagttaatggtCACATTTGTAAACTGTGGATGCCTGTGTTTTGCAGTAACTTGCAATTTGCTATAACAATGCTTTCTTAAATTATAGTATTTCAAAGTATTTTATGATGCGTCTAAATATAACTAGTTCTTTGGAAGCTACTTCAAGGTCATTTGTAAGCATTTACCAACAGCAAGGTACTGATAAAAACCTAAAAACCAATATGTTGCATTTTAGATTTGATCTTGCAAATAGATTAAAAaggatattttaaatgttttttgtcatttgcacattCTTTTTTAAGGAATTACATAACATTTTTAAGCTCTTAAACCATACGGATGACTTTAGGTCATTTCTATGCTTGCAAATTTGGCAATTTACTTGCAGTTTATTACCATGTCTGGTCATTATCGATTcagatattttttgtttgttcataTTCCCTGACTAACACATCACAAAGATATTTTAGCTAtgctttaaacagaaaaaaatacaataaataaacttttaacTTAACCAACAAACAATAACTACAGAAAACCTTACTGAAAcatcatataaacatatatatatatttatcaccacaaagagaagaaaaaatacataatacataatttgaaaataccttttttcctttatattgtgttaaaCTTTCTTGATGAATAtgagaaaaatgtctggtttaaTTGATGAGCCCTCCAACCAACAGAGTTCGGTCACCAAAAAccgaccactgatgaaggacttgaGGATGAGTAATGCAAACTATGTAGGGACAGATTAATTCAATCTAAATTCACATTTACTAGGTGGTCCAataaggtaggtgtgtctaatagagtggacagtgagtggccacagctgcactgctgtgtctgatccacctgTACCAGCAACACTCACTTACATGTTgctaccacgtcagtgttactgctgagaatgacccaccacccaaataatagcTGCTCTGaggtggtcctgtggtggtcctaCAGCCTACTGACTATAATTGTAGAGCAACAAAGTGCAAAGTGTACccaaaaaatgtgtaatttgtgtAAACACAAGGAGtatgtatattatttatacacacacacacacacacacacacatacatatatacaattCAACAAATGATGCTGGATCAACAGTGGAGTCAGTTGAATCTTCATGAGATGCTGAACATATCTGCCAAAACTTACCATTTGCCATCTAATGGGATTAGATGCTAAACTCGTATCCCTGCTGCTGCAATCTAATAACGTTCATTCTGCATTCAGGCaaaaggagacagagctgaaaagGGATTGTGCATTTCCCCCGCATTATGCTCGGTCTGGAGTGGGAAGGCCATGGTTAATTCACATAGTCATCTGAAAGGCACCTCAAGCGGAAAAGGCAAGTCGCACAAGGTAATTTAAAGTCCCCCTATTTGTAGCTGTcttaattttagaaaataaaaccaaTTGCATTTTAAGGCTTTATTCAATACTGGTTATTTATTCAATGTTGAAAGGAACCCTGATGTGTATATTATAATTTTAGTGGACGTCCATGTCCTGAAAGCACTGATGATGCTGCTTAATTCGTTTAGGCTGCATAAATTCGATTAGCAGATAGACTCATTTCACATTTCCCAGAAAGTTACGCCTAATGGATACACTTTAAAGTGAGCTACAGCTTAAAACTCACATGGACTGAATGGAACCGATATATTATAAAGtcagtttacttattttttttgcaaatcattttcttgTGTATGGCTCTACTGTCTTATTGCAGTCTTGTCTAGTGGGTTTGAGTGTGGTTAACACTCAGCTTCACTCGATGCTACAGTGCTCTGAATTTGTTGGCATTTCTTGCATTAGTTTCTATGTACTTGAAACTTAGACAGTTAGTGATCACaatattaaatgttaatgtagGCTGGAATTCAACAGCCCGCAATATCCTCAACTCATCTTGGATATGACTTCAGCTTCTAAACCGAAAGCTAATTTAGTCTATATTGGTCATTTTCCACTCTTTGGTGTTGATGGATTTGATTTTGTGAGGCTTTTTTTCAAAGAGAGCCGAACAAAGCGTGACCACGAGTGATTTTTAGATTAGAAAGTGTTGAAGTTAACTCAGATTAAGCATTGAGGTTAAATATCCTGAGGATGTTGATACTGTGTCTGATTTTAGGCTGTTTACTGTGAAATACTGCAGATACCTGcttaaaagtttggaataaatgtttttaaaacttttctatGCCCTTTTCAATACTGGTTTTAGCATGGCCTCCTTCACATGGCTGGTCATTTCTCCTCGGGGATTCCCTGATGCCATCACTAAGGCCATTCTATTACTTGATTAGCTCAAGTGAAGATTATTAGATGAACCTTTGGAGGacattttccttttcaaacTCAAAAAATGGTGGATGAAGCTGTTTCTAAGCCATCCCTTGTGTACAAGAAGCATAATTGTTTCTATGTGCTTGCCTATTTAACTTGCATAGTATACAGTATCTAACATTTTTCACTGTCAGAACGAAATCTCATATCCCCAACATTTTATTGGgccaacattttatttatttgaagaaccactttaccatgtaaagaatcatttaatcattCTAAATAAAATCACTGCCTTTTCTAAAGCAACCTGGAAGGaccatttttaaagtgtaaataagAACCACATTTTTTATGGAAAATCATTTCTGccattttttggaaatgagatgTGGGAAACCTTATTAAGGTTTAAAGAACTTCTATAGAATGTAAAGGATTTAGGAAGAACCCTTGGCCTGGTGAAACAAGGTTTGTTGCACTCTCAAATCTCTTTGTcatactaaccctaaccctaaccctaaccctgttTTAAAAGTGTAGCTATTGAATAGATGGTTGGATGGTTGGTGCTTAATAGGACCAGGCTAAAAAACATGTCCCTATtatggaaataataataataataataataataataataatataataatacacacacacacattttctaagccgcttaagtgattaataaactcttaacataTGACGTAGCAGCAGTGAAATAGTGTAAACaggtaaatatcttgtagatgtactGTTAATACATACCTTACATTAATTATCTGTATTGTTATGTTAACAAAGTGAACTTGATGTGTTATTTCTATTAAGCAAAACCCAACTTTacccaaacctaaccttaatccTCACCCCAATCCTTACCCTTACCTTACATCAACtgaaaacctaatcctaacccacaccctggccctaatcctaaccctaaccttaacctcaactgaaaacctaatcctaacccacaccgtggccctaatcctaaccctaaccttaacctcaactgaaaacctaatcctaacccacaccctggccctaatcctaaccctaaccttaacctcaactgaaaacctaatcctaacccacaccctggccctaatcctaaccctaaccttaacctcaactgaaaacctaatcctaacccacaccctggccctaatcctaaccctaaccttaacctcaactgaaaacctaatcctaacccacaccctggccctaatcctaaccctaaacttaacctcaactgaaaacctaatcctaacccacaccctggccctaatcctaaccctaaccttaacctcaactgaaaacctaatcctaacccacaGCTAATCCAGTTAAACTCCATTTACAGAACAGTGTCAGCAGTGTATctataacagcttgttgaggatgTTAATGATTTGTATTGAATCTGTTATTACATGTTCAGTGACCTTTCAAGATAAACATCTACAGATACAAACTTGGACTctataaataaagcaaaaaactgaattcagcagattataTAAAAATTTTGCACAGTTAATTAAAAATCTCTTGATAATCTGCTGAATGTACCCTCTGCTGCATCATGTTGTTGATATGTTACTGAGACtctgttgtgtgtttatttcgTCTAGAAAGAGCTGCTCAAAacagcataataataataataataataataataatatgcaaaGAACCAGCTAACCaatcaaatgtaattaatgtgaaaccactgcctttactaaaaagAGCAGATTTACATGAAAGGACAAGAGCTGACGTAAGATTACTAAAACAGCACTGAGATCTGAGATTAATCACCAACCCATTTTAATCATTAACCTTCATCTAGTCTGAACTGATGTTCACTAGTAGAGGCTTCCAGAGTCCTTCCTTATTCAGACAAACAGCGCCTGGTGTGAGTGTGCTGACGGAGACTGAGAGAAGGCTGGATGGGGGAGGTTTAGATGTGGTATTAGATATGACTAATCAGCCCACGTGCCTCATTACTGCAGAGTGAAGTGGCTTAGACAACATAATAGAGCACCTGCCAGCACTCACTCAGCCTGCTAGCCGCAAAGCCTTTTTATGACCAGGTTCTCTTCGGACGGCCTGAGCCAGTGTCCATTAGTGTAGCTTAAAAGAAACACTAATCTACCACTCTACAACTGCAAGCAGTCACAGTGCTCAATGTTAATGTAAGCAGGAattaaacagctaaaaatatcataaaatcaTCTTGGCTGTGACTTCAGCTCCTAAGGAACtaatttagtgtgtgttggtcatTTTCTGCACTTTGATTAAAGGTGTTGGCTGGAACGATTTGATTTCTTGCTTCATGATAGCTGTTTTCTAGAGAGCTAgaaactatatatacatatatatatatatatatatatatatatatatatatatatatatatatatatatatatacagtatatatatatatatatatatatatatatatatatatatatatatatatatatatatatatatatatatatatatatttctttatttatttagctatgGGGCTACATAACATTGCATGAACACTGaataacatttcacatttgTGAACAGCTTGAGTTAGTATTTAAAAAACGATTTATGGAGAAAAGTACATATACACTTTTATAAGCATATGCTTAAAACagtgctttatatatatatatatatatatatatatatatatatatatatatatatatatatatatacacacaatgttGAAAAATAATGTTGTAAGCATTATTCCCATAATATCACATATAAGGCAggtacatacatatacatacatcagTTTCATTTAAGGGCATCTTTCTTACAAATGTTCTTAACTTGGCCTTACTTGGGAATGATGTCTCTGACATTTTGAAACACATACATTTGATCAGTTATGTCCAAACATGTTGTGTCagagtcacagcagtgctgacaatgatccaccacccaaacaatacctcctcagtggtggtcctacGGTGGTCTCTTTTTATTGATGGATAGGCTAAAGGGGGCCATGATATTCAGTTTTCAGGAGATACTTCAGAGGACCCGAGGAAAGGGGACAAATCAAGGAGGGGTTAGTCAAAGGAGAGTAAGTGAAAAAGCTTCccaaactggagttcaaaaccataataaaagatataaaaatatgACTCTTAACTATACAAagcctggcagaccaccaaaactgtccccatcagatgaaTAGCACTTAAAGGCCCAATTCTGTTTctccccttgcccctaccacttggcccgtggccctctgttttgcgtgttcatgtcgagggttagggtgtcccagttTTTGTTGGGATAgcggggtagggtgaagtgttagggctatatatatatatatatatatatatatatatatacctccaaatagaggtttttcagagtttt
The DNA window shown above is from Pygocentrus nattereri isolate fPygNat1 chromosome 18, fPygNat1.pri, whole genome shotgun sequence and carries:
- the LOC108427298 gene encoding GTP-binding protein Di-Ras2 yields the protein MPEQSNDYRVVVFGAGGVGKSSLVLRFVKGTFRESYIPTIEDTYRQVISCDKSICTLQITDTTGSHQFPAMQRLSISKGHAFILVYSITSKQSLEELKPIFEQICQIKGDVESIPIMLVGNKIDETSGREVDTSDGEALSKRWKCAFMETSAKTNHNVKELFQELLNLEKRRTVSLQIDGKKNKQQKRAEKLKGKCVVM